The following proteins are encoded in a genomic region of Sorangiineae bacterium MSr12523:
- a CDS encoding ABC transporter substrate-binding protein, translating to MRHITWSIAALSCACGLLACADILDIPSDRYVSASSADGGDAGDARCTGNIEVRIIIDVSGPTKTLGAPYLAGEQDYFRELNEGGGIKGCHINFVSTDYGYKADNARQVYESWKADPTWPQVVAVLGYGTPDTLGLADQVAADKKPLLGGQHASLASPDAVSIDVTVPEIGQNFARNTLRTHFATNGYPYNFFAFTDYSTGARIAMFHIKTLGGKRVGFFVCDDPYCTGPAQAARVHAESLGLDIGRVLPLQQSGQDQAAYDAAVLQYFKDEQAHKKNDDPNYNIVDWVWGGNTTTTSVQMAIALSRMKSQLAGTTPAIPNVQLILNNNGFSEDMYTICGTPCVDAVHGIVPYTPYGDTSRGSSEMGRLTALHDKWRQIDSAQSGAAPASYKTVRYVQGYINATLFRLGVEAVVNQRKPVTGENLRAALETFRNVDMGGLTDRLSYSEKDHRPQSTEAIYKIGTDGSLVREPPDRTISLENSWLGW from the coding sequence ATGAGACACATCACGTGGAGCATTGCAGCGCTTTCCTGCGCGTGCGGCTTGCTGGCCTGCGCGGACATCTTGGACATTCCATCCGACCGATACGTCTCGGCCTCCTCGGCGGACGGTGGTGATGCGGGGGACGCCCGGTGCACGGGCAATATCGAGGTGCGCATCATCATCGACGTGAGCGGTCCGACGAAGACGCTGGGCGCGCCGTACTTGGCCGGCGAGCAAGATTACTTCCGCGAGCTCAACGAAGGTGGCGGCATCAAGGGCTGCCATATCAACTTCGTATCCACGGATTACGGTTACAAAGCCGACAATGCGCGGCAGGTGTACGAAAGCTGGAAGGCCGACCCCACGTGGCCGCAGGTCGTCGCCGTTCTGGGCTACGGCACGCCGGACACGTTGGGTCTCGCCGACCAAGTCGCCGCCGACAAGAAGCCCCTGCTCGGCGGGCAGCACGCTTCACTCGCCTCGCCCGATGCGGTCAGCATCGACGTGACCGTGCCCGAGATCGGTCAGAATTTCGCGCGCAACACGCTGCGGACGCACTTTGCTACCAATGGATATCCGTACAACTTCTTCGCCTTCACGGATTATTCGACCGGCGCCCGCATTGCGATGTTCCACATCAAGACATTGGGCGGCAAACGGGTCGGCTTCTTCGTGTGCGACGATCCGTACTGCACGGGGCCTGCGCAGGCGGCCCGGGTTCACGCCGAAAGCCTCGGCCTCGACATCGGTCGCGTCCTCCCGCTGCAGCAGAGCGGGCAAGATCAAGCCGCGTACGATGCCGCGGTGCTGCAGTATTTCAAAGACGAGCAGGCGCACAAGAAGAACGACGACCCCAACTACAACATCGTCGATTGGGTGTGGGGCGGCAATACGACGACGACCAGCGTGCAAATGGCCATTGCCCTGTCTCGGATGAAGTCACAGCTCGCGGGAACGACGCCGGCCATTCCCAACGTGCAGCTCATTCTGAACAACAATGGCTTCAGCGAAGACATGTACACGATTTGTGGGACACCGTGCGTCGACGCCGTGCACGGCATCGTTCCTTATACGCCCTACGGCGACACGAGCCGAGGCTCGAGCGAAATGGGGAGGCTCACGGCGCTTCACGACAAGTGGCGGCAGATCGATTCGGCCCAATCGGGCGCGGCACCGGCCTCGTACAAAACCGTGCGCTACGTGCAGGGTTACATCAACGCGACCCTCTTCCGATTGGGGGTCGAGGCGGTGGTCAATCAGCGCAAACCGGTGACGGGCGAGAACTTGAGAGCTGCCCTGGAGACATTCCGCAACGTGGACATGGGCGGACTTACGGACCGATTGTCCTACAGCGAAAAGGACCATCGCCCGCAATCCACGGAGGCGATTTACAAAATCGGGACGGACGGCTCGCTGGTTCGCGAGCCGCCCGACCGAACTATTTCGCTCGAGAATTCTTGGCTAGGTTGGTGA
- a CDS encoding zinc-dependent metalloprotease, with protein MSLARTFRGVHLSLALVAPAVVVAAGCAQTTDSSSVEANELSNGDAFVAIDRPLPAAAQGLMTQSVPSTDTPRSFYVAINRKELGQRYFLTAYVKDYFPGTVGAFAAASLGVRVVTFREQNGKLFVFDASNNYATSDTFDPSLIIEAYPIVKSNHFDELAGSNNYILFDPAAGLNRFGALSDAFAYGSQPSHFQIDLAFLQKFRKLSDGVTFEEVFTGFSNDAALNASGGLESNRFKASGTLGLSIRRYHESSDYVASALPAKEFYFRSDRHSVKNTGTTSQTPVKWNIHPGGKPITWLLSNHFLKLKDDPAYAPYDVLGAVKRGVEGWNEVFGFKALEAKVASPDDSFADDDKNYLVFDADPTYGFAFADWRSNPNTGEIRGASVYFNGVWLTSLSAFFDDPPAPGPLAPKLDSVLNLTPPAHAPIPGLTWGDFRSDPSCVLWAPTVAELQEAEAAAGALPPLTKKQKFEAYISHVISHEIGHTLGLRHNFKGSLEPLSSTVMDYNLTQDRARLGTPKPYDYAVIKYLYGLSNEAPTQAFCTDPDVLVDPECSRFDFGANPLTDDATPGYNAALNGFLSGAVTAPPGNILNRLLKWIRGGTAAQHLQAWNVALGPLKVPADATKVATIPGYAARVDQATSLLFSRLYLDPATLRGDTRNSGAFLNDPPYDAQVTPLIIAELKANLVNGDSIRSYATRRTAVAVLKKLQVTAALSALVDARATIQAARAGSSGDDAVLTDELLSRIDTAVKNYFN; from the coding sequence ATGTCGCTCGCTCGAACGTTCCGTGGGGTCCATCTGTCTCTGGCGCTCGTAGCGCCAGCCGTCGTCGTCGCCGCAGGTTGCGCGCAAACGACCGATTCCTCGTCGGTAGAAGCCAACGAGCTTTCCAATGGCGACGCGTTCGTTGCCATTGATCGGCCGCTGCCTGCGGCCGCACAAGGACTTATGACGCAGTCGGTTCCGAGCACCGACACACCACGTTCTTTTTACGTGGCCATCAACCGCAAAGAGCTCGGACAGCGGTATTTCCTGACCGCGTACGTCAAAGATTACTTCCCCGGCACCGTCGGTGCGTTCGCCGCCGCGTCACTCGGTGTACGTGTGGTCACGTTTCGCGAGCAAAACGGGAAGCTTTTCGTCTTTGACGCATCGAACAACTACGCCACCAGCGATACGTTCGACCCATCGCTCATCATCGAAGCGTATCCCATCGTGAAGTCGAATCATTTCGACGAGCTCGCGGGGTCGAACAACTACATCCTTTTCGATCCCGCTGCGGGATTGAACCGATTTGGCGCGCTATCGGACGCGTTTGCGTATGGCTCGCAACCCTCGCATTTCCAGATCGATTTGGCGTTTTTGCAGAAGTTCCGCAAGCTTTCGGATGGCGTCACCTTCGAAGAGGTGTTCACGGGCTTCAGCAACGACGCGGCGCTCAACGCCTCCGGCGGGCTCGAATCAAATCGTTTCAAGGCGTCGGGCACCTTGGGCCTCTCCATCCGCCGCTACCACGAGAGCTCGGACTACGTGGCCTCGGCACTCCCCGCGAAGGAATTCTATTTCCGCAGCGATCGGCACTCCGTCAAAAATACGGGGACGACCTCGCAAACCCCGGTGAAATGGAACATTCACCCCGGCGGAAAACCGATCACGTGGCTGCTGTCGAACCACTTCCTCAAGTTGAAGGATGATCCGGCTTACGCGCCGTACGACGTTCTGGGCGCGGTCAAACGCGGTGTCGAGGGATGGAACGAGGTGTTCGGCTTCAAGGCGCTCGAGGCCAAGGTGGCCAGCCCGGACGATTCGTTTGCCGACGACGACAAGAATTACCTCGTCTTCGACGCAGACCCGACCTACGGTTTTGCCTTTGCCGATTGGCGCTCCAATCCGAACACGGGCGAAATTCGCGGTGCCAGCGTGTATTTCAACGGCGTTTGGCTGACCTCTCTCAGTGCATTCTTCGACGATCCGCCCGCACCGGGGCCGCTCGCCCCGAAGCTGGATTCGGTGCTGAACCTCACGCCGCCCGCGCATGCGCCGATCCCCGGGCTCACCTGGGGCGATTTCCGCAGCGATCCGTCGTGCGTGCTCTGGGCCCCGACGGTCGCCGAGCTGCAGGAGGCCGAGGCAGCGGCGGGTGCGTTGCCGCCGCTCACCAAGAAGCAGAAATTCGAGGCGTACATCTCGCACGTGATTTCGCACGAGATTGGCCACACCTTGGGCCTGCGTCACAATTTCAAAGGCTCGCTCGAGCCCCTCTCGTCCACCGTGATGGACTACAACCTGACGCAGGATCGGGCGCGCCTCGGCACGCCGAAGCCCTACGATTACGCGGTCATCAAATACCTGTATGGCCTTTCGAACGAAGCTCCCACGCAGGCGTTTTGCACGGATCCCGACGTGCTCGTCGATCCCGAATGCTCGCGGTTCGACTTTGGCGCGAACCCGCTCACGGACGACGCGACGCCCGGCTACAATGCGGCGTTGAATGGCTTCCTCAGCGGCGCCGTGACCGCACCGCCGGGCAATATCCTGAACCGGCTCCTCAAGTGGATTCGAGGTGGGACGGCCGCGCAGCACTTGCAAGCGTGGAATGTTGCCCTCGGGCCGCTCAAGGTTCCCGCCGATGCCACCAAAGTGGCCACCATTCCAGGGTATGCCGCGCGCGTCGATCAGGCCACGAGTCTTCTCTTCTCGCGGCTTTACCTCGATCCGGCCACGCTTCGCGGCGACACGCGCAACAGCGGCGCATTTCTCAATGATCCGCCGTACGACGCGCAGGTCACACCGCTCATCATTGCCGAGTTGAAGGCAAACCTCGTCAATGGGGACTCGATTCGCTCGTACGCCACGCGTCGCACGGCGGTGGCCGTTCTGAAGAAGCTGCAAGTCACGGCGGCCCTTAGCGCGCTCGTCGACGCGCGCGCGACCATTCAGGCCGCGCGTGCAGGTTCGAGCGGAGACGATGCCGTTTTGACCGACGAGCTCCTCTCCCGCATCGACACCGCCGTGAAGAACTATTTCAATTAG
- a CDS encoding Lrp/AsnC family transcriptional regulator, whose product MSLKTMNLVRDPCNAELLRLLQDDPRMSVSELARRVGMSAPAVKERVQRLEEAGIIKGYRLELDPAALGLPITIYVRVRPAPGKLPKVAELARSMPQVVECHRITGEDCFIMKIHIDALENLDRILDRFLAHGQTTTSIVQSSPVPLRPPPLPPST is encoded by the coding sequence TTGAGCCTAAAGACCATGAATCTGGTCCGCGATCCCTGCAACGCGGAGCTTCTCCGGCTCCTGCAGGACGACCCGCGCATGTCCGTTTCCGAGCTGGCCCGGCGCGTGGGGATGTCCGCCCCGGCGGTCAAGGAGCGCGTTCAGCGCTTGGAGGAGGCAGGGATCATCAAAGGCTACCGCCTGGAGCTCGACCCGGCCGCCTTGGGACTGCCCATTACCATCTACGTGCGTGTGAGGCCTGCCCCGGGCAAGCTCCCCAAGGTGGCGGAGCTTGCACGGTCGATGCCGCAGGTCGTCGAATGCCACCGCATCACCGGCGAGGACTGCTTCATTATGAAGATCCACATCGATGCGTTGGAGAACCTGGACCGTATCCTCGACCGGTTTCTGGCCCATGGCCAAACCACAACATCGATCGTGCAGTCATCTCCCGTGCCACTGCGCCCACCGCCTTTGCCCCCCTCCACTTAA
- a CDS encoding EamA family transporter: MTRRRIPPHAFFLCSALFHYLGPAFAVLLFAQIRPLGVAWLRIATAGAIFAVWRRPWRYVNTTIVALGVVLAAMNVCFYLAIARLPLGTVGAIEFLGPIALAAAGARTRRNLLALALATAGVYALTRVRLAGDPLAYVFAFANCALFVLYVVLGHRIAARSGIDRLGAAMLVAMLVALPVGIRDAMPAFRSPMLLGAAVGVGISSSVIPYVCDQLAMARLPRSTFALLLSLLPATATVVGLLALRQVPTSTDLGGVALIIAGVALHQSRPREQENACNTHELEHPA, encoded by the coding sequence GTGACCCGCAGACGCATTCCACCGCATGCCTTTTTCCTGTGCAGCGCGCTGTTTCATTATTTGGGGCCCGCGTTTGCCGTTCTCCTGTTTGCCCAGATTCGTCCGCTGGGCGTGGCATGGCTGCGCATTGCCACCGCGGGTGCGATCTTCGCGGTGTGGCGGCGGCCCTGGCGTTACGTGAATACGACCATCGTGGCGCTGGGCGTCGTTCTAGCGGCGATGAACGTGTGCTTCTATCTGGCCATCGCAAGGCTTCCCTTGGGGACGGTGGGCGCCATCGAGTTTCTCGGTCCCATTGCGCTGGCGGCCGCCGGGGCGCGGACGCGGCGCAACCTTCTGGCCCTCGCGCTGGCCACGGCGGGCGTGTATGCACTGACGCGCGTTCGGCTCGCGGGAGATCCCCTCGCCTACGTGTTTGCCTTCGCGAACTGCGCGCTCTTCGTGCTGTACGTGGTGCTCGGGCATCGCATCGCGGCGCGCAGCGGGATCGATCGGCTCGGGGCGGCGATGCTCGTGGCCATGTTGGTCGCATTGCCCGTGGGGATTCGCGATGCGATGCCTGCCTTTCGCAGTCCCATGTTGCTGGGCGCGGCCGTGGGTGTGGGCATTTCGTCCTCGGTCATTCCCTACGTGTGCGACCAATTGGCCATGGCCCGGCTTCCGCGGTCCACGTTTGCGCTGCTGCTCTCGTTGCTTCCTGCGACGGCCACGGTGGTTGGGCTGCTCGCATTGCGGCAGGTACCGACGTCGACGGACTTGGGTGGGGTGGCATTGATCATCGCCGGCGTGGCCCTACATCAGTCCCGTCCCCGCGAACAGGAGAATGCATGCAATACGCACGAATTGGAACATCCGGCCTGA
- a CDS encoding aldo/keto reductase, with product MQYARIGTSGLKVSRIALGMMSYGTKRSRAWHLELDEAEPLVRRAVEAGVTFFDTADMYSDGASEEITGRLLGKLFPRRDDYVLASKVYYPMGSGPNDRGLSRKHILSSIDASLRRLGTDYVDLYQIHRWDYETPIEETMEALHDVVRAGKARYIGASSMYAWQFAKAQYTADARGWTRFVSMQNHYNLVYREEEREMLPFCIDQGVGALPWSPLARGLLAGARSRSGELKTVRAGNDPYANELYTEADFDVVEALSRVAAQRNVPPARIALAWLLGKRGVCAPIVGATKMHHVDDAIAAVELALTQDEIAQLEAPYRPHTVRGHS from the coding sequence ATGCAATACGCACGAATTGGAACATCCGGCCTGAAGGTATCGCGTATCGCGCTCGGCATGATGAGTTACGGCACGAAGCGCTCACGGGCATGGCATCTCGAGCTCGACGAGGCCGAGCCCCTCGTGCGTCGGGCCGTGGAGGCGGGGGTGACGTTCTTCGACACCGCGGACATGTATTCCGACGGAGCCAGCGAGGAGATCACGGGGCGGCTTCTGGGCAAGCTCTTTCCACGTCGTGACGATTACGTCCTGGCGAGCAAAGTCTATTACCCGATGGGCTCGGGGCCGAACGACCGCGGGCTATCGCGAAAACACATTTTGTCGAGCATCGATGCGTCGCTACGACGGCTGGGCACCGACTACGTCGATCTGTATCAAATCCATCGCTGGGATTACGAAACGCCCATCGAGGAGACCATGGAGGCGTTGCACGATGTGGTCCGTGCGGGCAAAGCCCGGTACATCGGTGCATCGAGCATGTACGCGTGGCAATTCGCCAAAGCGCAATACACCGCCGACGCGCGAGGATGGACGCGGTTCGTGTCGATGCAGAACCATTACAATTTGGTCTATCGGGAGGAGGAGCGGGAGATGCTGCCATTCTGCATCGATCAGGGGGTGGGCGCCCTTCCCTGGAGTCCGCTCGCGCGCGGGCTGCTGGCAGGCGCGCGCTCCCGGAGCGGTGAGCTGAAAACGGTTCGCGCGGGCAACGATCCTTATGCCAATGAGCTGTACACCGAGGCGGACTTCGATGTGGTGGAGGCGTTGTCCCGCGTCGCCGCGCAGCGAAACGTTCCGCCGGCGCGCATCGCGCTGGCGTGGCTACTCGGAAAGCGTGGAGTGTGTGCGCCCATCGTGGGGGCGACCAAAATGCACCATGTCGACGACGCCATTGCGGCCGTGGAGCTCGCATTGACGCAGGACGAAATCGCCCAGTTGGAGGCACCCTATCGGCCGCATACGGTCCGCGGTCATTCCTGA
- a CDS encoding flavodoxin family protein — MTEIRKGQAPPKLERAEFRRRFRAKFADPEFEAARSSIDTLEEIAWRAYRGSRKSPRTRVAGPGYADPTYELSVDWLEAKARIEAAAEKHRDPKSASRVLVICGASRNDGTCPSEVSKTWRLVKAVEAKIAAESDFEVDVLDLSLLASEYGRTIHPCKACVSTAMPLCHWPCSCYPNYGLGQVGDWMNEIYERWTRAHGVLLVTPVYWYQVPSGLKSMLDRLVCADGGNPDPTLTGGKDPKKAKAVELDGWDYPQHLAGRVFGVVVHGDVAGTENVRRALSDWLTWMGLVEAGKHATLDRYIGYYEPYATSHDALDRDTALMLEVENAAMTVAAAVRLLRAGKIERPGASLRRPRPK, encoded by the coding sequence ATGACGGAAATCCGAAAGGGACAGGCTCCGCCCAAGCTCGAGCGCGCCGAATTCCGGCGCCGCTTTCGTGCAAAATTCGCTGATCCCGAGTTCGAAGCGGCCCGTTCGAGTATCGACACACTGGAAGAAATCGCCTGGCGGGCCTATCGAGGCAGTCGAAAATCTCCCCGTACGCGGGTGGCGGGCCCGGGGTATGCCGATCCAACGTACGAGCTTTCCGTCGACTGGCTCGAGGCCAAAGCTCGCATCGAAGCGGCCGCGGAGAAGCATCGCGATCCGAAGAGCGCTTCCCGCGTCTTGGTGATCTGCGGGGCCTCGCGAAACGATGGCACCTGCCCAAGTGAAGTTTCGAAGACATGGCGCCTCGTGAAGGCAGTCGAGGCGAAGATCGCCGCGGAAAGCGACTTCGAGGTGGACGTTCTCGACCTATCCCTACTTGCCTCGGAGTATGGACGTACGATTCATCCTTGCAAAGCATGCGTGTCGACGGCGATGCCGCTCTGCCACTGGCCTTGCTCTTGTTATCCCAACTACGGGCTGGGCCAGGTTGGCGATTGGATGAACGAAATTTACGAGCGATGGACGCGCGCCCACGGTGTCCTTCTCGTCACCCCCGTGTACTGGTATCAGGTTCCATCCGGACTCAAGTCGATGCTCGATCGGCTCGTCTGCGCCGACGGAGGGAATCCCGATCCCACGTTGACCGGCGGCAAAGATCCAAAGAAGGCAAAAGCGGTGGAGCTCGATGGTTGGGACTATCCGCAACACCTCGCCGGACGCGTCTTCGGGGTGGTCGTCCATGGCGATGTCGCAGGAACGGAGAATGTCCGGCGCGCCCTCTCCGATTGGCTCACGTGGATGGGCCTCGTGGAGGCAGGCAAGCACGCCACGCTCGACCGATATATTGGATATTACGAACCGTATGCCACCAGCCACGATGCACTCGACCGAGATACGGCGCTCATGCTGGAAGTGGAAAACGCCGCGATGACCGTTGCCGCCGCGGTTCGTCTGTTGCGGGCAGGAAAAATCGAACGACCTGGAGCGTCGCTGAGACGCCCCAGGCCAAAGTGA
- a CDS encoding isocitrate lyase/phosphoenolpyruvate mutase family protein, which translates to MIRPSMDEKAAKFSRMHDAGCFILPNAWDTPSALLACEAGFGAVATTSAGVALAHGFPDGERIGRTRMLEVAGSIARRLPVAVTADLEAGYGPEPEDVAASIRAAIDAGIVGCNIEDTDPRKGALFELGSAVARLRAGVRAARDAGLANFVLNARIDTFFVGTGSAEERVAEAIRRGNAYLEAGARCVFVPGPVDTDTIGALVKGIQGPLNVWGGVGDRLAPVESLRALGVRRVSLGAGPMLATYAFTKQLFTNAAANRDVTFDGAGSMFGELTKLTQKYDV; encoded by the coding sequence ATGATCCGGCCCTCGATGGACGAAAAGGCAGCGAAATTCTCACGGATGCACGACGCGGGATGCTTCATCTTGCCCAATGCCTGGGACACCCCGAGCGCCCTGCTGGCGTGCGAAGCTGGATTTGGCGCGGTGGCGACGACCTCCGCGGGTGTGGCGCTGGCGCACGGTTTTCCCGACGGCGAGCGCATTGGCCGCACCCGCATGCTCGAGGTCGCGGGCAGCATCGCGCGCCGGTTGCCGGTTGCGGTCACGGCCGATCTCGAGGCCGGCTATGGCCCCGAGCCCGAGGACGTGGCGGCTTCGATTCGGGCAGCCATCGACGCCGGCATCGTGGGGTGCAACATCGAAGACACCGATCCACGCAAAGGTGCGTTGTTCGAATTGGGGTCCGCCGTGGCGCGTCTCCGCGCCGGCGTCCGTGCGGCACGGGATGCCGGTCTCGCCAACTTCGTACTCAATGCGCGCATCGACACCTTCTTCGTCGGCACCGGTTCCGCCGAGGAGCGCGTCGCGGAGGCCATCCGGCGCGGAAATGCCTACTTGGAGGCGGGCGCACGTTGCGTATTCGTTCCCGGGCCGGTCGACACGGACACCATTGGTGCCCTGGTCAAAGGCATCCAAGGCCCGCTCAATGTGTGGGGCGGGGTCGGCGACCGGCTCGCCCCCGTGGAGTCGCTGCGTGCCCTCGGCGTACGACGCGTGAGCCTTGGGGCTGGGCCCATGCTCGCGACGTACGCCTTCACCAAGCAGCTTTTCACGAACGCTGCCGCGAATCGCGATGTCACCTTCGACGGCGCGGGCAGCATGTTTGGCGAGCTCACGAAGCTGACGCAAAAATACGACGTGTGA